Proteins from a genomic interval of Yarrowia lipolytica chromosome 1E, complete sequence:
- a CDS encoding uncharacterized protein (Compare to YALI0E31288g, weakly similar to uniprot|Q12191 Saccharomyces cerevisiae YDL099w), which yields MYDAAASGHRHLLTTSTTIMSDEEVKNASGGEEDEKLAAAKKRFEELKNKKKNKKKNKKKAKDDEKEETPEVEDKEEVDVKDDTKKDDTDDEKKVVEEDKSEPTTTTEVDKANNIEESDELDKIVKESVKEQKEIADATETDLAATATIEPPKDIEVSPHLDTIVKEEVQTRTDIADATEQDLKREKFDKADFEETAATATLAVEAGKKYKEYEIQISELQEELKTLKLKHEQEVSSLKEELAAVKNERETYKARLEESGRQKQRSAMDRPESRGGESEVSLSPPMPASSYRPRVGSLVDVDLFDVSNARQAIGKWTGWQVDLRQWRSQGIGSVVTL from the exons ATGTATGATGCAGCAGCATCTGGACATCGGCACTTGttaactacaagtacaacaaTCATGTCTGACGAAGAAGTGAAAAACGCGTCTGGAGGCGAGGAGGACGAAAAgctggctgctgccaagaagcgg ttcgaggagctcaagaacaagaagaagaacaagaagaagaacaagaagaaggccaaggatgacgagaaggaagagACTCCCGAGGTAGAGGACAAGGAAGAGGTAGACGTCAAGGACGAtaccaagaaggacgatACGGAtgatgagaagaaggtagtggaggaggataaGTCCGAAcccacaactacaacagAAGTTGACAAAGCGAACAATATCGAGGAGTCAGACGAGCTCGACAAGATCGTCAAGGAAAGTGTCAAGGaacagaaggagattgctGATGCTACCGAGACCGATCTTGCTGCGACTGCTACTATCGAGCCTCCCAAAGACATTGAGGTGTCTCCTCATCTTGACACCATTGTTAAGGAAGAGGTTCAGACTCGAACCGATATTGCTGATGCCACAGAACAGGATCTCAAGAGAGAGAAATTTGATAAGGCCGACTTTGAGGAGACCGCTGCTACTGCCACCCTTGCAGTGGAGGCTGGAaagaagtacaaggaaTACGAGATTCAGATCTCGGAGCTGCAGGAAGAGCTCAAGACCCTCAAGCTAAAGCATGAGCAGGAGGTGTCGagtctcaaggaggagctggcagCGGTGAAGAACGAGCGAGAAACATACAAGGCCCGATTGGAAGAGTCTGGGAGACAAAAGCAGAGAAGTGCAATGGATCGACCTGAATCTCGGGGAGGAGAGTCTGAGGTCTCTCTGTCTCCTCCCATGCCTGCAAGCAGTTACCGACCCCGTGTTGGTTCCCTTGTGGACGTCGATCTGTTCGATGTTTCTAACGCCCGACAGGCTATTGGCAAGTGGACCGGATGGCAGGTTGATCTGCGACAATGGCGAAGCCAGGGTATTGGCAGCGTTGTTACTTTGTAG
- a CDS encoding mitochondrial 37S ribosomal protein MRPS8 (Compare to YALI0E31317g, similar to uniprot|Q03799 Saccharomyces cerevisiae YMR158w, similar to Saccharomyces cerevisiae MRPS8 (YMR158W); ancestral locus Anc_2.357), whose translation MPLLHASNLCAHLQNVARVGRPLTSIPHNKLNLQIALGLYREGFLSGVQRGDIYGPDAVYTETTPQNVASRRLWIELKYRQNQPVLNSLKLVSKPSRRMVLTTEELRQLQLGRKVKFVNPPKIGEVILIKTPGKDGNVIDLNEACRRFLGGEVILRAS comes from the coding sequence ATGCCTCTTTTGCACGCCTCCAACCTCTGTGCGCACCTGCAGAACGTTGCACGAGTGGGCCGACCCCTCACATCCATTCCTCACAACAAGCTCAACCTGCAAATTGCCCTGGGTCTCTACCGTGAGGGTTTCCTTTCCGGCGTGCAGCGAGGAGACATTTACGGCCCTGATGCTGTCTACACAGAAACAACCCCCCAGAACGTGGCATCGCGACGGCTGTGGATCGAGCTCAAGTATCGACAGAACCAGCCCGTTCTCAACAGCCTGAAGCTGGTCTCCAAGCCTAGTAGACGAATGGTGCTGACCACCGAGGAGCTGCGACAGCTACAGCTTGGACGAAAGGTCAAGTTCGTCAACCCTCCCAAGATTGGTGAGGTCATTCTTATCAAGACTCCCGGAAAGGACGGAAATGTCATCGACCTCAACGAGGCCTGCCGACGATTCCTCGGCGGGGAGGTCATCCTTCGAGCCTCTTAA